From the genome of Kaistella daneshvariae, one region includes:
- the eno gene encoding phosphopyruvate hydratase has protein sequence MSYISYIEARQILDSRGNPTIEVDVFTESGAMGRAAVPSGASTGEHEAVELRDGGAPYLGKGVLKAVENVREVIAPELIGMPVTDQNFIDQIMIDLDGTKNKGNLGANAILGVSLAAAKAAATELRMPLYKYVGGVNANTLPVPMMNVINGGSHSDAPIAFQEFMIMPVKAESFSDSLRKGTEIFHSLKSILHGRGLSTAVGDEGGFAPKFKGTEDALDTLSQAVEKAGYKVGDDIMFALDCASSEFYKDEMYDYRKFETPESAHFSRSEQVSFLTDLANKYPIISIEDGMHEDDWEGWKMLTDKIGDRVQLVGDDLFVTNVERLSRGIEEGIANSILVKVNQIGSLSETMAAVQMAQHNRYTSVMSHRSGETEDSTIADLAVAMNCGQIKTGSASRSDRMAKYNQLLRIEEALGETAIFPGLSAFKINR, from the coding sequence ATGAGTTACATTTCTTACATTGAAGCCCGACAGATTTTAGATTCCCGCGGAAACCCCACCATCGAGGTTGATGTTTTCACCGAAAGTGGTGCGATGGGCAGGGCAGCTGTTCCATCCGGCGCTTCTACCGGCGAACATGAAGCTGTTGAACTGCGCGACGGTGGCGCTCCATACCTTGGAAAAGGCGTGCTGAAGGCGGTAGAAAATGTAAGAGAAGTTATCGCTCCGGAACTAATTGGAATGCCGGTAACAGACCAGAATTTCATCGACCAAATCATGATCGATTTGGACGGAACAAAAAATAAAGGAAATTTAGGCGCAAATGCTATTTTAGGAGTATCTCTGGCGGCGGCAAAAGCTGCGGCAACAGAACTTAGAATGCCGCTTTACAAATACGTTGGTGGTGTAAATGCCAATACCCTTCCCGTTCCCATGATGAACGTCATTAATGGTGGCTCGCACTCCGATGCACCGATCGCTTTCCAGGAATTCATGATTATGCCGGTTAAAGCAGAATCTTTTTCTGATTCTTTAAGAAAAGGTACCGAAATTTTCCACAGCTTAAAATCAATTTTACACGGTCGTGGTTTATCAACTGCGGTGGGTGACGAAGGAGGTTTCGCTCCGAAATTTAAAGGAACTGAAGACGCTTTGGATACACTTTCACAAGCGGTAGAAAAAGCCGGTTACAAAGTGGGCGACGACATCATGTTTGCTTTAGACTGTGCTTCTTCCGAATTTTACAAAGACGAAATGTACGATTACCGAAAATTTGAAACTCCGGAATCTGCACATTTCAGTAGAAGCGAGCAGGTGAGTTTCCTTACCGATTTAGCAAATAAATACCCGATTATTTCCATCGAAGACGGTATGCACGAAGACGATTGGGAAGGCTGGAAAATGCTTACCGACAAAATCGGCGACCGCGTTCAGCTTGTGGGTGATGACTTATTCGTAACCAATGTAGAAAGACTTTCCCGCGGTATTGAAGAAGGTATTGCAAACTCAATCTTGGTTAAAGTAAACCAGATCGGTTCACTTTCCGAAACCATGGCCGCAGTTCAAATGGCGCAGCACAACCGTTACACTTCAGTAATGTCTCACCGTTCCGGCGAAACAGAAGATTCTACCATCGCAGATTTAGCTGTGGCGATGAATTGCGGACAAATCAAAACAGGTTCGGCTTCACGTTCAGACAGAATGGCGAAATACAACCAATTGCTGCGCATAGAAGAAGCTTTGGGTGAAACCGCAATTTTCCCGGGTTTATCAGCTTTCAAAATAAACCGATAA
- the rplQ gene encoding 50S ribosomal protein L17, producing MRHGKKFNHLSRTASHRSALLSNMACSLIEHKRINTTVAKAKALRVYVEPILTKAKEDTTHNRRTVFAYLQSKEAVTELFRTIAPKIAERNGGYTRIIKTGFRQGDAADMAMIELVDFNELYNPNAEEKKTTRRSRRSAAPKTEAVAAEVKEAPAKEESKSEETTGEAAQSSDNKTD from the coding sequence ATGAGACACGGTAAAAAATTCAATCACTTATCTAGAACAGCTTCGCACAGAAGTGCTTTGCTTTCTAATATGGCTTGTTCTCTTATTGAGCATAAAAGAATCAACACCACTGTTGCAAAAGCAAAAGCTTTGCGCGTGTATGTTGAACCTATCTTAACCAAAGCTAAAGAAGATACAACACATAACAGAAGAACAGTTTTCGCGTACTTGCAAAGCAAAGAAGCGGTAACTGAACTTTTCAGAACAATTGCTCCTAAAATCGCAGAAAGAAATGGTGGGTACACCAGAATCATCAAAACTGGTTTCAGACAAGGTGATGCTGCAGATATGGCAATGATCGAGCTTGTAGATTTCAATGAACTTTACAACCCGAATGCTGAAGAGAAGAAAACAACAAGAAGAAGCAGAAGAAGTGCAGCTCCAAAAACCGAGGCAGTAGCTGCTGAAGTAAAAGAAGCACCTGCAAAAGAAGAATCAAAATCTGAAGAAACAACCGGCGAAGCCGCACAATCATCAGACAACAAAACTGATTAA
- the rpsK gene encoding 30S ribosomal protein S11, translating into MAKQTKAVKKRKVKVEAIGEAHIQATFNNIIISLTNKSGEVISWASAGKMGFRGSKKNTPFAAQMAAENCATVAHDAGLRRVKVYVKGPGAGRESAIRTIHNSGIEVSEIVDVTPMPHNGCRPPKRRRV; encoded by the coding sequence ATGGCAAAACAGACTAAAGCGGTTAAAAAAAGAAAAGTTAAAGTTGAAGCGATCGGCGAGGCACACATCCAGGCCACCTTTAACAATATCATCATTTCTTTAACAAATAAAAGCGGAGAAGTAATCTCTTGGGCATCTGCCGGAAAAATGGGATTCAGAGGTTCGAAGAAAAATACTCCTTTTGCAGCGCAAATGGCAGCTGAAAACTGTGCTACAGTAGCACACGATGCTGGTCTTCGCAGAGTGAAGGTTTACGTGAAAGGTCCTGGTGCAGGTAGAGAATCTGCGATCAGAACAATTCACAATTCAGGGATTGAAGTAAGTGAAATCGTAGATGTGACTCCAATGCCACACAACGGTTGTAGACCTCCAAAAAGAAGAAGAGTATAA
- a CDS encoding citrate synthase yields MADNKVILNYDGNSYEYPIVDSTIGDRGIDISKLRDQTGLITLDLGYKNTGATLSDITYLDGDNGELYYRGYPIDQIAEKSNFTEVMYLLLHGNLPTGDQFNGFEKGIKKYNFVADEMKRLIDVFPRSAHPMGVLSSLTSALTAFNPKAVDVNSKEDLDHAAEMLIAKFSHLCAWTYRKKMGLPINHGDDNLNYVENFYKMCFRRPNQDFELDSTVVNALDKLLILHADHEQNCSTSTVRMVGSAHTGLFASVSAGISALWGPLHGGANQAVIEMLEMIEQDGGDVAKYVEKAKNKDDNFRLMGFGHRVYKNFDPRAKIIKKAADDILTALGVEDKALDIAMQLERVALEDEYFVSRKLYPNVDFYSGIIYRALGIPTEMFTVMFALGRLPGWISQWKEMRLHNDPIGRPRQVYQGETVRDYVPMNAR; encoded by the coding sequence ATGGCAGATAATAAAGTTATCTTAAACTACGACGGCAATTCTTACGAATATCCGATCGTTGATAGCACCATTGGTGACAGAGGAATTGATATTTCTAAACTCAGAGACCAAACCGGGTTAATTACTTTAGATTTAGGTTACAAAAATACAGGCGCTACTTTAAGCGACATTACGTACCTGGATGGTGACAATGGCGAGTTGTACTACCGTGGTTATCCAATCGATCAGATTGCTGAAAAATCTAATTTCACTGAGGTAATGTACCTTTTGCTTCACGGAAATCTGCCAACAGGAGACCAGTTCAACGGTTTCGAAAAAGGCATCAAAAAATACAATTTCGTTGCTGATGAAATGAAACGTTTAATTGACGTTTTTCCGCGTTCTGCGCATCCAATGGGCGTTTTGTCATCATTGACCTCAGCGCTTACCGCCTTTAACCCAAAAGCGGTTGATGTAAACTCAAAAGAAGATCTTGACCATGCTGCAGAAATGCTCATCGCCAAATTCTCTCACCTTTGCGCCTGGACTTACCGTAAAAAAATGGGCTTGCCTATCAACCACGGTGATGATAACTTGAACTACGTAGAAAATTTCTACAAAATGTGTTTCCGTCGTCCGAACCAGGACTTCGAACTGGATTCTACCGTAGTAAATGCGCTGGATAAATTATTAATTCTTCACGCAGATCACGAGCAAAACTGTTCTACCTCTACGGTAAGAATGGTAGGTTCTGCGCACACCGGACTTTTTGCTTCCGTTTCTGCAGGGATTTCTGCGCTTTGGGGACCACTTCATGGTGGCGCCAACCAGGCGGTAATTGAAATGCTTGAAATGATTGAGCAAGACGGCGGCGATGTTGCAAAATATGTAGAAAAAGCCAAAAATAAAGACGATAATTTCCGCTTGATGGGCTTTGGTCACCGCGTTTACAAAAACTTCGATCCGCGTGCTAAAATCATCAAAAAAGCAGCTGACGATATCTTAACTGCGCTGGGAGTTGAAGATAAAGCGTTGGACATTGCAATGCAACTGGAGCGCGTAGCTTTGGAAGACGAGTATTTCGTAAGCAGAAAACTCTATCCAAACGTAGATTTCTATTCCGGTATTATTTACCGCGCGTTAGGAATCCCAACCGAAATGTTCACCGTAATGTTTGCTTTAGGCAGACTTCCGGGCTGGATTTCCCAATGGAAAGAAATGCGTTTGCACAACGATCCAATCGGCCGTCCGCGCCAGGTTTATCAGGGCGAAACTGTCCGCGATTACGTTCCAATGAACGCAAGATAA
- the infA gene encoding translation initiation factor IF-1, whose protein sequence is MAKQKHIEQDGVITEALSNAQFRVELENGHVLIAHISGKMRMHYIKLLPGDKVKLELSPYDLSKGRITFRY, encoded by the coding sequence ATGGCAAAACAGAAACATATTGAACAAGACGGCGTGATTACGGAAGCACTTTCGAACGCGCAGTTTCGTGTGGAACTGGAAAATGGGCATGTTCTTATCGCTCATATTTCCGGTAAAATGCGTATGCACTATATTAAATTATTACCTGGCGACAAGGTAAAATTAGAACTTTCCCCTTATGATTTATCAAAGGGGCGAATTACATTCAGATATTAA
- the rpsD gene encoding 30S ribosomal protein S4 — protein MARYIGPKTKIARKFGAAIYGDDKSFEKRKNQPPGQHGVNKRRGSKKSEYAVQLMEKQKAKYTYGILERQFANLYEKANRAKGVTGEVLLQLCESRLDNVVYRLGFSKTRAGARQLVSHRHITVNGELVNIPSYSLKAGDVVAVREKSKSLEVIADSLAYKSNYEWLQFNDEKREGTFVSAPERIQIPEDIKEQLIVELYSK, from the coding sequence ATGGCAAGATATATAGGACCAAAAACAAAGATTGCTAGAAAATTTGGCGCTGCAATCTACGGAGATGATAAAAGCTTCGAGAAAAGAAAAAACCAACCACCGGGACAACACGGTGTCAACAAAAGAAGAGGATCAAAGAAATCAGAGTATGCTGTTCAGTTAATGGAAAAGCAGAAAGCTAAATATACCTACGGTATTTTAGAAAGACAATTTGCAAACCTTTATGAAAAAGCCAACCGAGCAAAAGGCGTAACAGGTGAAGTTCTTTTACAGTTGTGTGAATCTAGATTAGACAATGTAGTGTACAGATTAGGTTTCTCTAAAACCAGAGCTGGCGCAAGACAATTGGTCTCTCACAGACACATCACCGTAAACGGAGAATTGGTAAATATCCCTTCGTATTCCTTGAAAGCTGGTGACGTAGTTGCAGTAAGAGAAAAATCCAAATCTCTTGAAGTAATTGCTGACTCTTTAGCTTACAAATCAAATTACGAGTGGTTACAATTTAACGACGAGAAAAGAGAAGGTACTTTCGTATCAGCTCCGGAGAGAATTCAAATCCCGGAAGATATTAAAGAACAACTTATCGTCGAACTTTACTCTAAATAA
- a CDS encoding DNA-directed RNA polymerase subunit alpha gives MAILTFIKPDKVILLNSDEFKGQFEFRPLESGFGLTIGNALRRVLLSSLEGYAITSIKIEGVEHEFSTIPGVIEDVTEVILNLKQLRLRAKTETASAETVTAKISGQNTITAGDLGKTMQEFEVLNPDLVICSANKDVKFEITFTIEKGRGYVPSEQNKSANAPIGTIAIDSIFTPIKKVQYSIENYRVEQKTDYEKLILDIETDGSISPQNALTEASKILIYHFMLFSDERITLETEAVKASIQYDEETLHTRQLLKSKLVDMDLSVRALNCLKAAEVETLGELVSYTKSDLMKFRNFGKKSLTELEELVHAKGLNFGFDVAKYKLDADK, from the coding sequence ATGGCAATTTTAACATTTATTAAACCCGATAAAGTAATACTTCTTAATTCTGATGAGTTCAAAGGGCAATTTGAATTTCGACCGTTAGAATCAGGTTTTGGTCTTACCATCGGTAATGCTTTGAGAAGAGTTTTACTTTCTTCTCTGGAAGGATATGCTATTACATCTATCAAAATAGAAGGCGTAGAGCACGAATTTTCAACAATCCCAGGTGTAATTGAAGACGTGACAGAAGTAATTCTGAACCTGAAACAATTAAGACTTCGCGCAAAAACAGAAACTGCTTCAGCAGAAACCGTAACCGCGAAAATATCTGGTCAAAATACAATTACAGCCGGTGATTTAGGTAAAACAATGCAGGAATTCGAAGTTTTGAACCCTGACTTGGTAATCTGTTCCGCCAATAAAGATGTGAAATTTGAAATCACATTTACTATTGAAAAAGGTAGAGGTTATGTACCTTCTGAGCAGAATAAATCCGCAAACGCTCCTATCGGAACCATTGCGATTGATTCCATCTTTACACCGATCAAGAAAGTACAGTACAGCATTGAAAATTACCGTGTCGAGCAAAAAACAGACTACGAAAAATTAATATTGGATATTGAAACTGATGGTTCCATCAGTCCTCAAAACGCACTTACAGAAGCTTCTAAGATTTTAATCTACCACTTCATGTTGTTCTCCGATGAGAGAATTACGTTGGAGACTGAAGCCGTGAAAGCATCCATCCAGTATGATGAAGAAACCTTGCATACAAGACAATTGTTGAAATCTAAATTGGTGGATATGGATCTGTCGGTAAGAGCACTCAACTGTTTGAAAGCTGCTGAAGTGGAAACTTTAGGTGAATTGGTTTCTTATACAAAGTCTGATTTGATGAAATTCAGAAATTTCGGTAAAAAATCCTTAACAGAATTAGAAGAATTAGTGCATGCAAAAGGTCTTAACTTCGGTTTCGACGTTGCTAAATATAAATTAGACGCTGATAAATAA
- the rpmJ gene encoding 50S ribosomal protein L36: MKVRASIKKRSADCKIVRRKGVLFVINKKNPKFKQRQG; encoded by the coding sequence ATGAAAGTTAGAGCATCTATCAAAAAAAGAAGCGCTGATTGCAAAATTGTTCGCAGAAAAGGCGTTCTCTTTGTAATCAACAAGAAAAACCCAAAATTTAAACAAAGACAAGGCTAA
- the rpsM gene encoding 30S ribosomal protein S13 — protein sequence MARISGIDLPKNKRGVIGLTYIYGIGRSTSSEILKAAGISEDKKVNEWNDDELALIRNYITENVKVEGELRSETQLNIKRLMDIGCQRGIRHRLGLPLRGQRTKNNSRTRKGKRKTVANKKKASK from the coding sequence ATGGCGAGAATTTCCGGTATTGATTTACCAAAAAACAAAAGAGGCGTTATCGGTTTAACTTATATATATGGTATCGGAAGAAGTACTTCTTCTGAAATCTTAAAAGCAGCCGGTATTAGCGAAGACAAGAAAGTCAACGAATGGAATGACGATGAATTGGCATTAATCAGAAACTACATCACCGAAAACGTAAAAGTAGAAGGTGAATTGCGTTCTGAAACTCAACTAAACATCAAACGTTTGATGGATATTGGTTGCCAACGAGGAATACGTCACAGACTGGGATTACCTTTAAGAGGCCAAAGAACTAAAAACAATTCTAGAACCCGAAAAGGAAAGAGAAAAACGGTTGCTAACAAGAAAAAAGCAAGTAAATAA